Proteins from a single region of Callithrix jacchus isolate 240 chromosome 12, calJac240_pri, whole genome shotgun sequence:
- the SNRNP25 gene encoding U11/U12 small nuclear ribonucleoprotein 25 kDa protein produces the protein MVVQDPLLCDLPIQVTLEEVNSQIALEYGQAMTVRVCKMDGEVMPVVVVQSATVLDLKKAIQRYVQLKQEREGGIQHISWSYVWRTYHLTSAGEKLTEDRKKLRDYGIRNRDEVSFIKKLRQK, from the exons atggtggtgcaggACCCGCTGCTCTGCGATCTGCCGATCCAG GTTACTTTGGAAGAAGTCAACTCCCAAATAGCCCTAGAATATGGCCAGGCAATGACGGTCCGAGTGTGCAAGATGGATGGGGAAGTAATGC CTGTGGTTGTAGTGCAGAGTGCCACAGTCCTGGACCTGAAGAAGGCCATCCAGAGATACGTGCAGCTCAAGCAGGAGCGTGAAGGGGGCATTCAGCACATCAGCTG GTCCTATGTGTGGAGGACGTACCATCTGACCTCTGCAGGAGAGAAACTCACAGAAGATAGAAAGAAGCTCCGAGA CTACGGCATCCGGAATCGAGACGAGGTTTCCTTCATCAAAAAGCTGAGGCAAAAGTGA
- the POLR3K gene encoding DNA-directed RNA polymerase III subunit RPC10, whose product MLLFCPGCGNGLIVEEGQRCHRFACNTCPYVHNITRKVTNRKYPKLKEVDDVLGGAAAWENVDSTAEPCPKCEHPRAYFMQLQTRSADEPMTTFYKCCNAQCGHRWRD is encoded by the exons ATGCTGCTGTTCTGCCCCGGCTGCGGGAACGGGCTGATCGTGGAGGAGGGACAGCGCTGCCACCGCTTCGCCTGCAATACGTGCCCCTACGTGCACAACATCACCCGCAAG gtaaCGAATCGGAAGTACCCGAAACTGAAAGAAGTGGATGATGTGCTTGGTGGAGCAGCTGCCTGGGAGAATGTTGACTCTACTGCAG AGCCCTGTCCCAAATGCGAACATCCTCGGGCCTACTTCATGCAGCTTCAGACCCGCTCTGCGGACGAGCCCATGACCACCTTCTACAAGTGCTGCAATGCCCAGTGTGGACACCGCTGGAGGGATTAG